One genomic region from Salmonirosea aquatica encodes:
- a CDS encoding nucleoside hydrolase-like domain-containing protein — translation MQQVIIRISVMYCFTSMVAILALFQCNPEVRAQAKPRILISTDIGGTDPDDFQSMIHLLMYADRFQIEGLVSSPFGNGRKKDILDIIDLYEKDLGKLKKHSYGFPAPDALRKICKQGAILEAPYKGYTTATEGSDWIISCAKKKNDQPLWVLLWGGIEDLAQALHDAPEIKENIRVYWIGGPNKKWSINPYAYIAEHHPNLWMIEANATYRGWFMDPESPKNITSKAFYGNYIQGRGAMGKDFINYYKGDIKMGDTPSLAYLMKGNPDNPTGESWGGSFTPIDRSSRTIFERNTTTADTVATYSVVEWWFKGPKLAIPADSACFTLDVSGQSWPGYYLGDGQYGVRYSPKQVEVGAYMTHSSISELDGQKGKYVSVAPWPGKPSPDDYILGRNWYGDRTEPELFLGTQQGAKTVSKHREEYLMDWAKRWEWLK, via the coding sequence ATGCAGCAAGTCATCATAAGAATTTCGGTAATGTATTGCTTTACAAGTATGGTAGCCATTCTGGCCTTGTTTCAATGCAACCCTGAGGTACGGGCGCAGGCCAAACCCCGTATACTAATCAGTACGGATATTGGTGGAACCGACCCCGACGATTTCCAATCCATGATCCATTTGCTGATGTACGCCGACCGGTTTCAGATCGAAGGTTTGGTTTCTTCTCCTTTCGGCAATGGCAGGAAAAAAGATATTTTGGACATAATTGATCTGTACGAGAAAGACCTTGGCAAGCTAAAAAAACATTCGTACGGCTTTCCTGCCCCCGATGCGCTCAGGAAGATTTGTAAGCAGGGAGCCATTCTGGAAGCACCCTATAAAGGCTATACTACCGCCACCGAAGGCTCGGATTGGATCATTAGCTGTGCGAAAAAGAAGAATGACCAGCCTCTGTGGGTGCTGCTCTGGGGTGGAATTGAGGATTTGGCCCAGGCGCTGCACGATGCCCCCGAGATCAAAGAAAACATCAGGGTGTACTGGATTGGGGGGCCGAACAAGAAATGGAGCATCAACCCGTATGCCTATATTGCCGAGCACCACCCTAATCTTTGGATGATTGAAGCCAATGCCACGTACCGGGGATGGTTCATGGATCCGGAATCGCCGAAAAATATCACGAGCAAAGCCTTCTACGGAAATTATATTCAGGGCCGGGGAGCCATGGGAAAAGACTTTATAAACTACTACAAGGGCGATATAAAAATGGGCGATACGCCCTCCCTTGCCTACCTGATGAAAGGAAATCCGGATAACCCCACTGGTGAAAGCTGGGGCGGTAGTTTCACTCCCATTGATCGGAGTTCCAGAACGATTTTTGAGCGAAACACCACGACTGCCGACACAGTAGCTACGTACAGTGTGGTGGAATGGTGGTTCAAAGGCCCAAAACTTGCTATCCCTGCGGATTCAGCCTGTTTTACGTTAGACGTAAGCGGACAGTCATGGCCGGGCTACTATTTGGGAGATGGTCAATACGGAGTTCGCTATTCTCCCAAACAGGTAGAAGTCGGCGCGTATATGACCCATAGTTCAATTTCGGAATTGGATGGACAAAAAGGAAAATACGTGAGTGTGGCACCCTGGCCGGGAAAACCTAGCCCGGACGACTACATCCTTGGCCGCAATTGGTACGGCGACCGGACAGAGCCGGAGTTATTCCTGGGTACGCAACAGGGCGCGAAAACTGTATCGAAACATCGGGAGGAGTATCTGATGGACTGGGCCAAGCGTTGGGAGTGGCTAAAATAA
- a CDS encoding DUF1593 domain-containing protein has translation MKVKPFLILFTSILFGQSICAQPTQKNRVIILSDIEAEPDDLESFVRLLLYANVIDLKGLVATTSVWKKTSVAPESIKKIVRAYGKVQPNLVKHEPGFPKVETLLGLVKQGLPKYGMLGVGDGQDSEGSEWIIKVLEEKDERSLWVSVWGGVNTLAQALDKIKKTRTEAEAKKLIAKLRVYTISDQDDSGIWIRNNFPDLFYIVNPGDNYGTATWSAINTFVKGINNEKISNSWIAQNIQQGHGALGAVYPDVAWGMEGDTPSFLSLIPNGLSDPEHPEWGGWGGRYELYKPDFSKEKKGNSGVPFEAETRPIWTSATDSYTPYLPSEYGRAVKKDTATFTSNKASLWRWRDDFQNDFAARMDWCVKPYAEANHPPVPVLDHAEDFTVKSGQGFMLDADSSTDPDGDNLSFLWFQYPEASTYKKPIDMGAENVHGVYVTAPQVEKQETLHFILKLTDKGIPALSRYKRVIVNVVPK, from the coding sequence ATGAAAGTTAAGCCCTTTCTGATTCTCTTTACATCAATCCTCTTTGGTCAATCAATTTGTGCCCAACCCACTCAGAAAAACAGAGTAATTATCCTCTCCGATATTGAGGCCGAGCCCGACGATTTAGAGTCATTCGTCCGTTTGCTTCTCTACGCCAATGTGATTGATCTGAAAGGCTTGGTAGCAACCACTTCCGTTTGGAAAAAAACAAGTGTGGCACCTGAATCAATAAAAAAAATAGTTCGGGCCTATGGGAAAGTACAGCCTAACCTGGTAAAGCACGAACCTGGTTTTCCAAAAGTTGAGACGTTGCTTGGTCTTGTAAAGCAGGGATTACCCAAATACGGGATGCTGGGCGTTGGCGATGGTCAAGACTCAGAAGGCTCGGAATGGATTATTAAGGTACTGGAAGAAAAAGATGAGCGTTCCTTGTGGGTATCCGTCTGGGGAGGGGTGAATACGCTGGCGCAGGCACTCGATAAAATCAAAAAGACCAGGACCGAGGCAGAAGCTAAAAAGTTGATTGCAAAACTTAGAGTTTATACTATTTCGGATCAGGACGACAGTGGCATCTGGATCAGGAATAACTTTCCTGACCTTTTTTACATTGTCAATCCGGGCGATAATTACGGGACTGCCACATGGAGTGCCATCAATACGTTCGTTAAAGGCATTAACAATGAAAAAATCAGCAATAGCTGGATCGCCCAAAATATTCAGCAAGGGCACGGCGCCCTTGGTGCCGTGTACCCTGACGTAGCTTGGGGCATGGAAGGCGATACACCCTCTTTTTTGTCTCTAATCCCCAACGGTTTGAGCGACCCGGAGCATCCCGAATGGGGTGGTTGGGGTGGTCGCTACGAACTTTACAAACCGGATTTCTCCAAGGAGAAAAAAGGAAACTCGGGGGTGCCGTTTGAAGCCGAGACCCGGCCCATCTGGACGAGTGCCACAGATAGCTACACCCCTTACCTGCCCAGCGAGTACGGCCGGGCAGTCAAGAAAGACACGGCCACTTTCACCAGTAACAAGGCAAGTTTGTGGCGCTGGCGTGATGACTTCCAAAATGACTTCGCCGCCCGCATGGATTGGTGCGTCAAGCCCTACGCCGAAGCCAATCACCCGCCGGTCCCGGTTCTGGATCATGCTGAAGATTTCACCGTGAAATCAGGACAGGGCTTCATGCTGGATGCCGACAGTTCCACCGACCCCGATGGTGATAATCTTAGTTTTCTCTGGTTTCAATACCCCGAGGCAAGTACTTACAAGAAACCGATAGATATGGGCGCAGAGAATGTACACGGGGTTTACGTGACAGCTCCTCAGGTTGAAAAACAGGAAACGCTACATTTTATCCTGAAACTTACGGATAAGGGAATACCTGCCTTGTCGAGATACAAAAGAGTCATTGTGAATGTGGTACCAAAATAA
- a CDS encoding SusC/RagA family TonB-linked outer membrane protein yields the protein MQKKLLIGGAFVLWGLGANPSARLYAQQYARLEKPSVTTEVQPRKAMNAIAPQAQKVSGSVKDEKGENLPGVSVLVKGTQQGTSTDASGKYQLTVPNEKSTLVFSFVGYEKQEIVVGDRKEINVSMNPDASSLDEVVVIGYGAVRKKDLTGSVVQLKGEELKEVPTANVLEATQGKIAGADITRSSGQAGARVNISIRGNRSIGGNNSPLIIVDGIQYSNLEDINSNDIETMDILKDASSTAIYGSRGANGVILITTKKGRTGKPDISFNAYTGISKVTMYPKAMDINGFRDFKREAWRAAGIWNSPADDPKIFANVAEYQALQNGQWIDYQDELIHDGVQQDYQLGLRAGNDRLKSYVSVDYFNEKGILKQDELKRYTGRINVDYSLNDWMNIGLNTQLTYYDQSVRRDPLNQANKITPLGTLYDVNGNFNYIMIDGTSANPLSDEQPNAYKNSVLTTRILTNGYVELTPFKGFTARSTVGVNLASSRNGIYASPKSIDRTLTGKSLSSYGANNGRSINWENVLTYQGKFGQHSLSLTGIVSYLSNSSDNVSATGVNQLLPSQLFYSLGSNSEEIKINSGYSKSNLLSFAGRLNYSFRDRYLLTLTAREDGSSKLAAGNQWTFFPSAAFAWRIIEEDFMPETNVLTDLKVRASYGVAGNDPSGPYATQTTLTRIAFGYDDVAAPAYTFSRNVGNAALGWELSKTQNFGLDFGLFKGRFNGTVDYYDTRTSNLLLDRGLPPTTGVTTVKQNIGKTRNRGVEVTLGTTNVRTNNFNWTSSLTFTKNKEEITELVTGGDDIGNGWFIGQPISVFYDYEKLGVWQTGEVDAAAAILPSQKPGEIKVRDQNGDGKIDAVNDRVILGNPRPKWSGGFDNNFKIRGFDINVFLYARVGQMIDADRYAKFDQQGIGNSTAGLDYWTPENPTNAYPRPNKNGGLKYLSTLGYQNGTFARIRNISLAYNVPAKLLGTKVIRGLRIYATGKNLFTFTKLNYDPERGGSENFPMTKLYVFGINLSL from the coding sequence ATGCAAAAAAAACTACTGATCGGTGGTGCATTTGTGTTATGGGGCCTCGGCGCTAACCCTTCCGCGCGGCTCTATGCTCAACAATACGCCCGACTGGAAAAACCCTCAGTCACCACCGAGGTTCAGCCCAGGAAAGCTATGAATGCCATAGCCCCGCAAGCACAAAAAGTGAGTGGCAGCGTAAAAGACGAGAAAGGAGAAAACCTGCCGGGAGTTAGTGTCTTGGTGAAGGGAACCCAGCAGGGTACCTCTACAGATGCTTCAGGCAAGTATCAACTTACCGTCCCCAACGAAAAATCAACCCTGGTGTTTTCCTTTGTCGGGTACGAGAAGCAGGAAATCGTAGTGGGTGATCGTAAAGAAATCAACGTTAGCATGAATCCTGATGCCAGTTCACTGGATGAGGTGGTCGTTATCGGGTATGGTGCAGTCCGTAAAAAAGACCTGACCGGCTCTGTGGTACAGTTGAAAGGAGAAGAGTTGAAAGAGGTACCTACCGCCAACGTGCTTGAAGCGACCCAAGGCAAAATTGCCGGGGCCGACATCACCCGCAGCAGTGGGCAGGCTGGTGCCAGAGTGAACATCTCGATTCGCGGCAACCGCTCCATCGGTGGAAACAACTCCCCGCTCATTATCGTGGACGGTATTCAGTACAGCAACCTTGAGGACATCAACTCCAATGATATCGAAACCATGGATATCCTGAAAGATGCCTCCTCAACCGCCATCTACGGTTCGCGTGGAGCAAACGGGGTTATTCTGATTACGACCAAAAAGGGCCGGACGGGCAAGCCGGACATCTCCTTCAATGCCTATACGGGAATTTCAAAGGTGACGATGTACCCTAAGGCGATGGACATCAATGGTTTTCGTGATTTCAAGCGGGAGGCCTGGCGGGCCGCCGGCATCTGGAACAGTCCGGCGGACGACCCCAAAATCTTTGCCAACGTAGCCGAGTACCAGGCTTTACAAAACGGCCAGTGGATCGACTATCAGGACGAACTCATTCACGACGGGGTGCAGCAGGACTACCAGTTGGGGCTGCGGGCCGGAAACGACCGCCTGAAATCCTATGTCTCGGTTGACTACTTCAATGAGAAGGGAATCCTGAAGCAAGATGAGCTGAAACGCTACACCGGCCGCATCAACGTCGACTACTCCCTCAATGACTGGATGAATATCGGGCTCAACACCCAGCTCACCTACTACGACCAGAGTGTTCGTCGCGATCCGCTGAACCAGGCCAATAAAATTACACCTTTGGGTACCCTCTACGACGTCAACGGTAATTTTAACTACATCATGATTGATGGTACTTCAGCGAATCCGCTGTCGGACGAGCAACCCAATGCTTACAAGAATTCGGTGCTGACGACCCGAATTCTGACCAACGGGTACGTGGAACTGACTCCCTTCAAAGGATTTACGGCGCGGAGTACCGTAGGTGTGAACCTTGCCTCTTCCCGTAACGGAATATACGCATCTCCCAAATCCATTGACCGTACCCTGACCGGCAAATCACTGTCATCGTACGGGGCCAACAATGGTCGGAGCATCAACTGGGAAAACGTCCTGACCTATCAGGGGAAATTTGGTCAGCATAGTCTATCGCTGACCGGGATCGTAAGTTACCTGAGCAACTCTTCCGACAACGTCTCCGCTACCGGGGTGAATCAGCTCCTGCCTTCCCAGCTTTTCTACTCGTTGGGCAGCAACTCCGAAGAGATCAAAATCAACTCAGGTTATTCAAAAAGCAACCTGTTGTCCTTCGCAGGCCGGTTAAACTACTCCTTCCGCGACCGCTACCTGCTGACCCTGACGGCCAGAGAAGATGGTTCTTCCAAATTGGCAGCGGGTAACCAATGGACCTTCTTCCCCTCGGCTGCCTTTGCCTGGCGGATCATTGAGGAGGACTTTATGCCCGAAACGAATGTGCTCACCGACCTGAAAGTGAGAGCCAGTTACGGGGTGGCTGGTAACGATCCATCCGGTCCTTATGCCACGCAGACTACCCTTACCCGCATTGCTTTTGGCTATGACGACGTCGCAGCTCCGGCTTACACGTTCTCACGTAATGTGGGTAATGCCGCACTGGGCTGGGAGCTTTCAAAGACTCAGAACTTCGGCCTTGATTTTGGGCTTTTTAAGGGCCGTTTTAACGGTACAGTCGATTATTACGATACCCGTACCTCCAATTTGTTGCTCGACCGGGGACTGCCTCCAACTACCGGTGTAACAACTGTTAAGCAGAACATAGGCAAAACCCGGAACCGTGGGGTGGAAGTAACCTTAGGTACCACCAACGTACGGACCAACAACTTTAACTGGACCAGCAGCCTGACTTTCACTAAAAACAAGGAGGAAATTACGGAACTGGTAACGGGTGGCGACGACATCGGAAACGGCTGGTTCATCGGGCAACCGATCAGTGTGTTCTATGATTATGAGAAGCTGGGTGTATGGCAAACCGGCGAGGTTGATGCAGCTGCCGCCATCCTGCCGAGCCAAAAGCCCGGCGAAATTAAGGTTCGGGATCAAAATGGAGACGGGAAGATCGACGCCGTTAATGACCGGGTTATCCTGGGCAACCCTCGTCCCAAGTGGAGCGGAGGATTTGACAACAATTTCAAAATCAGAGGCTTCGATATTAATGTGTTCCTCTACGCCCGCGTTGGCCAGATGATCGACGCTGACCGCTATGCCAAATTTGACCAGCAGGGAATTGGTAACAGCACGGCCGGACTGGACTACTGGACGCCGGAAAATCCGACCAATGCCTACCCGCGTCCCAACAAAAACGGAGGCCTGAAGTACCTCTCTACGCTGGGGTATCAGAACGGTACTTTCGCCCGGATCAGGAATATTTCACTGGCGTATAACGTACCAGCCAAACTGCTGGGTACTAAGGTGATCCGTGGGCTCCGGATCTACGCCACAGGCAAAAACCTGTTCACCTTCACCAAGCTGAACTATGACCCGGAACGAGGCGGATCGGAGAACTTCCCCATGACCAAGCTGTATGTATTCGGTATCAACCTGAGTCTTTAA
- a CDS encoding RagB/SusD family nutrient uptake outer membrane protein has protein sequence MKLNFIQKTGLVAVLLFSLGSCTDVLEEYNPSGLTAESVYTSPEGFETLVNAAYSYQRWWYGKEEGYNISETGTDIWTSAAGDVWRDLTQYLNLQGNNAALINEWRELYAAINLCNGGINRIGDAGLSAALRPVREGELRFLRAFYYWHIVETWGGVHFTTQETNGIISTANKTPVETIYAQIFEDLKFATANLPATQPQYGKVTKGAAEAFLARMYLTRGMNKEALEMAEAVLKGNYGYKLEANYADLWKMSNLKTKEAIYVVDYSTNLALNDLANSTFNPYGHSRGSNSGHLLFLMKYDDRPGMARDLVNGRPFNRYMPTRFLLDLYSDEDARYEGSFQQAWYANAATRPVGMNLGDTAVFCTRKEIPDAFEATRKYLTVDRSKIYNANGTVKDNLRYPTLSKFMDPTRANFNEAQSARDVFVIRLAEVYLIAAEAQMKLGNLPAAADYINVVRTRAAKSGKVATMQITPEQVTLDFILDERAREFAGEQMRWFDLKRTGKLLERIRTYAPDNAVNLQEYHVVRPIPQTQLDAVTNKAEFKQNPGYQ, from the coding sequence ATGAAACTCAATTTCATCCAAAAAACGGGGTTGGTAGCTGTGCTGCTTTTCTCTCTGGGATCCTGCACGGATGTCCTGGAAGAATACAACCCCAGCGGTCTGACCGCCGAATCAGTCTATACATCTCCCGAAGGATTCGAGACGCTGGTCAATGCAGCCTATTCCTACCAACGCTGGTGGTATGGCAAAGAGGAAGGCTATAACATTTCCGAAACCGGCACCGACATCTGGACGAGTGCCGCCGGGGATGTCTGGCGGGATCTGACGCAATACCTGAACCTGCAGGGTAACAATGCCGCCCTTATCAATGAGTGGAGGGAGCTGTATGCGGCCATCAACTTGTGCAATGGAGGCATCAACCGCATTGGCGATGCGGGACTTTCGGCGGCTTTGCGGCCTGTCCGCGAGGGTGAACTGCGCTTCCTGCGTGCCTTCTACTACTGGCACATCGTAGAAACCTGGGGTGGCGTGCACTTCACTACCCAGGAAACAAACGGTATCATATCAACGGCCAATAAAACACCTGTCGAAACCATTTATGCCCAGATTTTCGAGGACCTGAAATTTGCCACGGCCAATTTGCCCGCTACCCAGCCGCAGTACGGGAAAGTAACCAAGGGGGCCGCGGAGGCCTTTCTGGCCCGCATGTACCTGACCCGGGGTATGAACAAGGAAGCCCTCGAAATGGCCGAAGCAGTGTTAAAAGGCAACTATGGCTACAAGCTGGAAGCAAACTACGCCGATCTGTGGAAGATGAGTAATCTCAAGACCAAGGAGGCGATTTATGTAGTCGATTATTCAACTAACCTGGCTCTCAATGACCTGGCCAATTCAACCTTTAACCCTTACGGTCACTCACGGGGTAGTAATAGCGGTCACCTGCTCTTTCTGATGAAGTATGATGACCGGCCCGGCATGGCCCGCGACCTGGTGAACGGTCGGCCCTTTAACCGGTACATGCCTACCCGCTTTTTGCTGGATTTGTACAGCGATGAAGACGCCCGTTACGAAGGGTCGTTTCAACAAGCCTGGTACGCCAACGCCGCCACCCGTCCAGTTGGTATGAACCTGGGTGATACCGCCGTATTTTGTACTCGGAAAGAGATTCCTGACGCTTTTGAAGCTACCCGTAAGTATTTGACCGTCGACCGCAGCAAAATCTATAATGCCAACGGAACCGTGAAGGATAACCTGCGCTACCCCACGCTGTCGAAGTTCATGGACCCAACCCGCGCCAACTTCAACGAAGCACAAAGCGCCCGCGACGTGTTTGTGATCCGCCTGGCTGAAGTGTACCTAATTGCGGCCGAAGCCCAAATGAAGTTAGGGAATCTGCCGGCGGCGGCCGATTACATCAACGTAGTCCGCACCCGGGCTGCCAAATCGGGTAAGGTCGCCACTATGCAAATCACACCCGAACAGGTAACCCTCGACTTCATTCTGGATGAGCGGGCCCGTGAGTTTGCCGGCGAGCAAATGCGCTGGTTCGACTTGAAACGTACAGGCAAACTGCTCGAGCGTATCCGCACCTATGCTCCTGACAATGCCGTCAATTTGCAGGAATACCATGTAGTACGTCCCATACCGCAAACACAGCTGGATGCGGTGACCAACAAGGCAGAGTTCAAGCAAAACCCTGGTTATCAATAG
- a CDS encoding DUF6686 family protein, which yields MDHTDHRPVTLALTPNGQVALCRGCLQGITVEFGPILQLFARKDFLRLEYNMRYMCPAEYFRGHPGRSKIIVNTTAPDLYFAFTETEFLELQELLGHGLSKLQLIESADRHLN from the coding sequence ATGGACCATACCGATCATCGCCCCGTTACCCTGGCGCTCACACCCAATGGCCAGGTGGCCTTATGCCGGGGTTGCCTACAGGGCATTACGGTGGAATTCGGACCGATCCTGCAGCTGTTCGCCCGGAAGGACTTCCTGCGGCTGGAATACAATATGCGGTACATGTGTCCGGCTGAGTATTTCCGGGGCCACCCCGGCCGTTCGAAAATCATCGTGAATACGACGGCACCCGACCTGTACTTTGCCTTTACCGAGACGGAGTTCCTGGAACTCCAGGAGCTGCTGGGCCACGGGCTCAGCAAACTGCAGCTCATCGAATCAGCCGATCGGCATTTGAACTGA
- a CDS encoding glycoside hydrolase family 28 protein: MVLVPSGLWLTGPIELQSNVNLHLQRGATLLFSPDKSQYALVEGFYEGKRAARNQSPISGKNLVNIAITGQGIVDGNGDVWRAVHKKQLTEDEWKKKVASGGVLKADGKTWYPSEQFKSASEENKSMLIGEGQKPGDFAGMKDFLRPNLVVLNGCKKVLLEGIIFQNSGAWCLHPLMCEDLTFRNITTKNPDYAHNGDGMDIESCKNFLIEGCTLDVGDDAICIKSGKDEEGRRRGIPTENGIIRNNTVYAGHGGFVIGSEMSGGARNLFVENCTFMGTDKGLRFKSVRGRGGVVEHIYARNIFMKDIVDEAIFFDMYYFVKFATDGERDMLQVVNEGTPIFRNMKFENIVCNGAKIGVFVRGLPEMPISNITLENMVLQTDKGIELIEASGIKIINADFKTKETRPVVLVENSSQLLFDGLQYNANTDLLFEINGIRSQDIKVINTDLKKARSKAEYGQGAPEKDLKLFTAN; this comes from the coding sequence GTGGTACTTGTTCCGTCTGGCCTGTGGCTTACCGGCCCCATCGAGTTGCAAAGCAATGTCAACCTGCACCTGCAACGGGGCGCTACGCTACTATTCTCCCCTGACAAAAGCCAGTACGCCCTAGTGGAAGGATTCTACGAAGGCAAGCGTGCCGCCCGTAATCAATCCCCAATTTCGGGAAAGAACCTGGTCAATATAGCCATCACCGGTCAGGGTATTGTGGACGGTAACGGGGATGTATGGCGGGCGGTGCACAAAAAGCAATTGACCGAAGACGAGTGGAAGAAAAAGGTAGCCTCGGGAGGCGTACTAAAAGCCGATGGCAAAACCTGGTACCCCAGTGAGCAGTTCAAATCGGCCAGTGAAGAGAACAAGAGCATGCTGATTGGAGAAGGCCAGAAACCGGGAGATTTTGCCGGAATGAAAGATTTCCTGCGCCCCAACCTGGTCGTGCTCAACGGCTGCAAGAAAGTACTGCTGGAAGGTATCATTTTTCAGAACTCGGGCGCCTGGTGTCTCCATCCGCTAATGTGCGAAGATCTGACCTTCCGGAACATCACGACCAAAAATCCCGACTACGCCCACAATGGCGACGGGATGGACATCGAATCCTGCAAAAATTTCCTGATCGAAGGCTGTACCCTGGATGTGGGTGACGATGCCATCTGTATCAAATCCGGCAAGGACGAAGAAGGCCGTCGGCGGGGAATACCCACCGAGAACGGCATCATTCGTAACAATACAGTCTATGCCGGCCATGGAGGTTTCGTGATTGGCAGCGAAATGAGCGGAGGAGCCCGCAACCTCTTCGTCGAGAACTGTACCTTCATGGGCACTGACAAAGGCCTTCGCTTCAAATCGGTTCGCGGCCGTGGTGGGGTGGTCGAGCATATTTATGCCCGGAATATTTTCATGAAAGACATCGTCGATGAAGCCATTTTCTTCGATATGTACTACTTCGTAAAGTTTGCCACCGACGGCGAGCGCGATATGCTTCAGGTAGTGAACGAAGGTACCCCCATTTTCCGCAATATGAAATTTGAGAACATCGTCTGCAATGGAGCAAAAATAGGGGTGTTTGTCCGGGGGCTTCCCGAAATGCCCATTTCCAACATCACCCTTGAAAACATGGTTTTGCAGACCGACAAGGGCATTGAGTTGATTGAAGCCAGCGGTATCAAGATCATCAATGCTGATTTCAAAACCAAAGAAACCCGGCCTGTTGTACTTGTTGAGAACAGCAGTCAATTGCTTTTCGACGGTCTGCAGTACAACGCAAACACAGATTTGCTATTTGAGATAAACGGTATCCGCAGTCAGGATATCAAAGTGATCAACACCGACCTGAAAAAAGCACGGTCGAAAGCGGAATATGGTCAGGGTGCGCCGGAAAAAGATTTGAAATTATTTACTGCTAATTAA